From the Syntrophomonadaceae bacterium genome, one window contains:
- the cobM gene encoding precorrin-4 C(11)-methyltransferase: MFVHFVGAGPGDPELLTIKGKRLLEQAEVIIYTGSLINPDLLRYTRRDAEVYNSASMTLEEISNLIVSSVQQGKQVVRLHTGDPSLYGAIQEQIDFLQDHQIKCQVVPGVSSFSAAAALLQKEYTKPGVSQTLIITRMGGNTPVPQKEKLEVLAKHQASMCIFLSVHMMKDIVSELVTGGYPLNTPVAVVYKASWPEELIIRGTLENILCRVEAQKIEKTALILVGSFLDEERTRSCLYHPGFTHLFREGTETE, translated from the coding sequence TTGTTTGTCCACTTTGTTGGCGCTGGTCCTGGTGATCCTGAGCTTCTAACAATAAAAGGAAAGCGGTTGTTAGAACAGGCTGAAGTGATTATTTACACTGGCTCATTGATAAATCCGGATTTACTGAGATACACCAGGAGGGATGCCGAAGTATATAACAGTGCTTCGATGACCCTTGAGGAAATAAGCAATTTAATTGTTAGTTCTGTCCAACAAGGAAAGCAAGTTGTGCGGCTACATACGGGTGATCCTTCTTTATATGGAGCAATTCAGGAACAAATCGACTTCCTGCAAGACCATCAGATAAAATGTCAGGTTGTTCCCGGGGTAAGTTCGTTTTCTGCTGCTGCAGCACTACTTCAGAAGGAATATACCAAGCCGGGGGTTTCTCAGACACTGATTATTACACGGATGGGAGGAAATACACCGGTACCACAAAAAGAAAAACTAGAGGTTTTAGCAAAACATCAGGCCTCGATGTGCATCTTTTTAAGCGTTCACATGATGAAGGACATAGTCAGTGAACTGGTGACCGGTGGTTATCCTTTAAACACCCCTGTTGCTGTGGTTTATAAAGCTTCCTGGCCTGAAGAACTGATTATCCGAGGCACATTGGAAAATATTCTTTGTCGAGTTGAAGCCCAAAAGATTGAGAAGACTGCATTAATACTGGTAGGCTCCTTCTTAGATGAGGAACGCACAAGGTCCTGCCTGTATCATCCTGGCTTTACCCATCTTTTCAGGGAAGGTACTGAGACAGAGTGA
- a CDS encoding cobalamin biosynthesis protein yields the protein MKNLKIICLTKKGLVQAIQVAEKWDGPCQIFALQKAMDRNNFNRATSFNQPLSSLLSVLWPENNNILFIGALGILVRSFAALLKSKFTDPAVVAMDEKGQFVISVLSGHWGGANDLAKTLAEKLGSQPVITTATDVWGKLGIDVLAKKWRLIPEPYESLKTINALLVSEQQLTVYSDYNVSNLLEKAGSGVTGLLFKPSSSLCSNQTEQNSPCAVITNKDRDLFPAAWILLRPANLIVGIGCRKGVSADEITSGIKAALKQVQKSIFSVKCLASADIKRSEPGLQEAARLLSVSCVYYKAEDLNTFTEANSTIKTSITAWQKRGVKAVCEPAAMMTGNKSKLILPKTIFSKVTIAIAEENWPLSG from the coding sequence GTGAAAAACTTAAAAATTATTTGTTTAACAAAGAAGGGTCTGGTTCAGGCAATACAGGTGGCAGAAAAATGGGACGGGCCGTGCCAGATCTTTGCTTTACAAAAAGCCATGGACCGGAATAATTTCAATCGTGCAACTTCCTTTAACCAGCCACTAAGCAGCCTCTTGAGTGTGCTTTGGCCGGAAAATAATAATATTTTATTTATTGGAGCTTTAGGCATTCTTGTCAGAAGTTTTGCCGCTTTATTAAAATCAAAGTTTACTGACCCCGCAGTAGTGGCAATGGACGAAAAAGGACAGTTTGTCATTAGCGTGCTTTCAGGCCACTGGGGTGGCGCAAATGATTTGGCCAAAACCTTGGCCGAAAAACTAGGCAGCCAACCTGTAATAACCACCGCTACCGATGTTTGGGGTAAGTTAGGAATCGATGTCTTGGCAAAAAAATGGCGCTTAATCCCCGAACCTTATGAAAGCCTGAAGACCATTAACGCATTGCTAGTTAGTGAACAACAGCTGACAGTATATAGCGATTACAATGTTTCTAATTTGCTGGAGAAAGCAGGCTCAGGCGTTACAGGGCTTTTGTTTAAACCATCGAGTTCTTTGTGCTCTAACCAAACTGAACAGAACTCTCCTTGTGCTGTGATCACGAATAAAGACCGGGACCTGTTTCCAGCTGCCTGGATTTTGTTGAGGCCTGCAAATCTGATTGTCGGTATTGGCTGCCGGAAAGGGGTATCTGCGGATGAGATCACCAGTGGAATAAAAGCCGCTTTGAAGCAGGTACAGAAAAGCATTTTTAGTGTAAAATGCCTCGCCAGCGCAGATATTAAACGCTCGGAACCCGGCTTACAAGAGGCTGCCCGGCTCTTATCGGTTTCATGTGTTTATTACAAGGCAGAGGATTTGAATACCTTTACTGAAGCCAATTCGACCATAAAAACCTCCATTACAGCATGGCAAAAGAGGGGAGTAAAGGCGGTATGCGAACCTGCAGCAATGATGACCGGCAACAAATCAAAACTGATTCTTCCCAAAACTATCTTCTCCAAGGTAACCATAGCAATAGCAGAGGAAAACTGGCCATTGTCGGGATAG
- the cobJ gene encoding precorrin-3B C(17)-methyltransferase, which yields MRTCSNDDRQQIKTDSSQNYLLQGNHSNSRGKLAIVGIGPGDANHLTPKAREAILVSTVIVGYSTYLDLIPELINTKILVKTGMTQEIDRCRQAIQYTLAGERVSVISGGDAGIYGMAGLILELLHQTGKAQQVDVEIIPGISALNAAAALVGAPLMQDFAAISLSDLLIPWDIIQKRIELAAQADFVIVFYNPKSKRRKVQIIVAQEIIAKYRPGNTPVAVVTNATRANQKVSISNLSDFTDLPIDMFTTVIIGNSSSKSYGNHIITSRGYPV from the coding sequence ATGCGAACCTGCAGCAATGATGACCGGCAACAAATCAAAACTGATTCTTCCCAAAACTATCTTCTCCAAGGTAACCATAGCAATAGCAGAGGAAAACTGGCCATTGTCGGGATAGGCCCTGGTGATGCAAACCACTTAACCCCTAAAGCAAGGGAAGCTATTTTAGTTTCTACGGTAATTGTTGGCTATTCTACTTACTTAGACCTGATACCTGAGCTGATTAATACCAAGATATTGGTAAAGACTGGCATGACCCAGGAAATTGACAGATGCCGCCAAGCCATCCAATATACCCTTGCAGGGGAAAGGGTATCGGTAATATCCGGCGGGGACGCCGGTATTTATGGAATGGCTGGGCTAATCCTTGAGCTTTTACATCAAACCGGGAAAGCTCAACAGGTCGATGTGGAAATAATTCCGGGCATTAGTGCATTAAACGCAGCTGCAGCTTTGGTTGGCGCACCGCTAATGCAGGATTTTGCCGCGATCAGTTTGAGTGACCTTTTGATTCCTTGGGACATCATCCAAAAAAGAATTGAACTGGCTGCCCAGGCTGATTTCGTGATCGTGTTTTACAACCCCAAGAGCAAGAGACGCAAGGTCCAAATTATAGTTGCTCAAGAGATTATTGCGAAATACCGTCCTGGAAATACTCCGGTTGCTGTTGTAACAAACGCAACCAGGGCCAACCAAAAGGTTTCCATTTCTAATCTCAGCGACTTTACCGACCTGCCAATTGACATGTTTACCACCGTTATTATAGGCAATTCATCTAGCAAGTCCTATGGAAATCATATTATTACTTCCAGGGGGTATCCTGTGTGA
- the cobK gene encoding precorrin-6A reductase, whose amino-acid sequence MILVLAGTAEGRSLVEDLLGAGFKLLVSTSTFYGAWLVERTGINCTRFGPLSLDSMVAVVKENNITTIIDATHPFAAAVSKIAHEVANSCQIPLIRYSRSSTEIPLNPLIEIAASWEEAVEKAKTLGPNIFLTIGTRNLHLFVTGLTGLNVRLIPRVLPLHESIIRCQELGIPPKDIVAMQGPFSKELNLALMKFYGITGMISKESGQEGGAEEKIAACLESSVPLILVKRPSYSGECLKSNSDVIQRLRELQIS is encoded by the coding sequence GTGATTTTGGTCTTGGCCGGTACGGCGGAAGGCAGGTCATTAGTTGAAGACTTACTCGGGGCCGGTTTTAAATTGCTTGTTTCTACTTCTACCTTTTATGGGGCATGGCTGGTAGAACGAACAGGGATAAATTGTACCAGGTTCGGTCCTTTGTCGCTTGATAGCATGGTGGCAGTTGTCAAAGAAAATAACATCACGACAATAATTGATGCAACCCATCCCTTTGCCGCTGCTGTTTCTAAGATTGCCCACGAGGTTGCTAATTCATGCCAAATTCCGCTAATCCGATACAGCCGGAGCAGCACTGAAATCCCATTGAACCCTCTCATAGAGATTGCAGCATCTTGGGAGGAAGCTGTGGAAAAAGCCAAAACCCTGGGACCGAACATTTTTTTAACGATCGGAACCCGTAACCTTCACTTGTTTGTTACAGGATTAACTGGTTTAAATGTCAGGCTTATCCCCCGGGTATTACCTTTGCATGAATCAATTATAAGATGCCAGGAACTAGGCATCCCCCCAAAAGATATAGTTGCGATGCAGGGGCCCTTTTCAAAAGAACTTAATCTGGCCTTGATGAAATTTTATGGTATTACAGGCATGATCAGTAAAGAAAGCGGGCAAGAAGGCGGTGCTGAGGAAAAAATAGCTGCTTGCTTAGAAAGTTCCGTACCCTTAATTTTGGTCAAAAGGCCGTCTTATTCCGGAGAATGCCTTAAATCTAACAGCGATGTAATTCAGCGTCTTAGAGAGCTTCAAATCAGCTAA
- a CDS encoding CbiX/SirB N-terminal domain-containing protein yields the protein MTWGIIILGHGSKRPEAVAGMLAVGNAIKQKLANVAVATAFMAHATPGIEETVAALVKKGVTDIIVATCFLFEGVHVLEDIPRILEQLQDEYQHKIRFTCTSSLGGDPRLVDMMIDKIREVS from the coding sequence ATGACTTGGGGTATTATAATCCTTGGCCATGGCAGCAAAAGGCCAGAGGCTGTAGCAGGTATGCTTGCGGTAGGAAACGCCATCAAGCAAAAGCTAGCTAATGTGGCTGTGGCCACCGCATTTATGGCCCATGCCACGCCTGGTATCGAAGAAACAGTTGCAGCATTGGTAAAAAAAGGGGTCACTGACATTATTGTTGCTACTTGTTTCTTGTTTGAAGGTGTTCATGTGTTAGAGGATATTCCTCGGATCCTGGAACAACTGCAAGACGAGTATCAACATAAAATTAGGTTTACCTGCACGTCCTCCTTGGGTGGAGACCCAAGGCTTGTAGACATGATGATCGATAAAATCAGGGAGGTTTCCTGA
- a CDS encoding precorrin-8X methylmutase produces MEHLINPNEIETLSMQIIAAQTGIDLTSPEGLIAGRVIHAAGDPALVRDLIIHPEAIMAGKKALSNRGHIITDVNMVKTGISQVLSERFGVSILCHINHPSVINAAKTSGHTRAKVAIEMLSPWMDGGIVAIGNAPTALFQLIELITQKKVRPELIVGTPVGFVGAAESKELLTSIQTPHITIRGTKGGSAVAAAIVNTLFRIMLQEEEKHNG; encoded by the coding sequence ATGGAACACCTGATTAATCCCAATGAAATTGAAACCTTAAGCATGCAAATAATTGCTGCCCAAACAGGGATTGATTTGACTTCACCTGAAGGTCTGATCGCCGGCCGGGTAATCCATGCTGCTGGAGACCCTGCTCTTGTCCGCGATCTGATCATCCATCCGGAAGCTATTATGGCCGGCAAAAAAGCATTGTCCAACCGGGGGCATATAATCACCGATGTAAATATGGTTAAAACAGGCATTAGCCAGGTTTTATCTGAAAGGTTTGGCGTCAGTATTCTCTGTCATATAAACCATCCGTCTGTAATTAACGCTGCAAAAACTTCAGGCCATACTAGGGCCAAGGTTGCGATAGAAATGCTTTCTCCCTGGATGGACGGGGGCATTGTGGCTATCGGCAATGCTCCAACTGCCCTATTTCAGTTAATTGAATTAATTACACAGAAAAAGGTAAGACCAGAACTGATAGTAGGAACGCCCGTTGGGTTCGTTGGTGCGGCAGAATCAAAAGAGCTGTTAACCTCAATTCAAACACCCCATATCACAATCCGGGGAACTAAAGGGGGAAGCGCCGTTGCAGCTGCCATTGTTAACACCCTTTTTAGGATAATGCTGCAGGAGGAGGAAAAGCATAATGGCTAA
- a CDS encoding cobyric acid synthase produces the protein MAKALMLQGTSSNVGKSVITTALCRIFYQDCWRVVPFKAQNMALNSFVTLSGGEIGRAQAVQAQACGLLPEVEMNPILLKPTGNSTSQVIVLGRPVGNMSAIEYHSNFNTSALGIIAECLAKYHQKYEIIVIEGAGSPVEVNLKSRDIVNMRIAKMADAPVILVADIDRGGALASIVGTLELLDPDERDLVAGIIINKFRGDIDLLKPALDFLEQKTGKQILGVLPFWSDLQIPQEDSVELERLTDRRPRDNKHIDIAVIKLPRISNFTDFEPFLCEPDVQLRYVQETAEFGKPDLVIIPGSKNTIEDLIFLEEKGLATAILQAITANTPLIGICGGFQMLGEKVEDPHGMESAYHSKLGLGLIPMSTRLHKDKITTQITAVIQENTIPWLRTMVGETISGYEIHMGRSELQSGTRPVFILDKPAATEPGVWDGAGANQGMVFGTYLHGIFENDGIRWSLINWLRERRGWAPLERKTSYLETREHHYNLLADIVRKNINMAKIYQLLATNRN, from the coding sequence ATGGCTAAAGCACTGATGCTGCAGGGTACCAGTTCCAATGTTGGCAAGAGCGTAATTACAACAGCCCTCTGCAGGATTTTTTATCAGGACTGCTGGCGGGTAGTTCCTTTTAAAGCGCAAAACATGGCCTTAAATTCCTTTGTTACCCTATCTGGCGGTGAAATTGGCAGGGCACAGGCAGTGCAAGCCCAGGCTTGCGGCCTGTTGCCTGAAGTGGAAATGAACCCCATTTTACTTAAACCAACAGGCAACAGCACCTCTCAGGTTATTGTTCTGGGTCGTCCGGTTGGCAACATGTCGGCCATTGAGTACCATAGCAATTTTAACACATCGGCACTGGGTATTATCGCTGAATGTTTGGCAAAATACCACCAGAAGTATGAAATAATTGTAATCGAAGGGGCAGGAAGTCCGGTAGAAGTAAATTTAAAATCCAGGGATATCGTTAACATGAGAATTGCAAAAATGGCCGACGCTCCTGTTATCCTTGTAGCTGATATTGATCGGGGCGGTGCACTGGCCTCCATTGTGGGTACTCTAGAGCTTTTAGATCCGGATGAAAGAGATCTGGTTGCCGGTATCATAATTAATAAATTTAGAGGTGATATTGACCTGTTAAAACCGGCCCTGGATTTTTTGGAGCAAAAAACAGGCAAGCAAATACTAGGTGTATTACCATTCTGGAGTGATCTGCAGATTCCCCAGGAAGATTCCGTAGAATTGGAAAGATTAACTGATAGACGGCCCAGAGACAACAAGCATATCGATATTGCTGTCATAAAGCTTCCGCGGATTTCTAATTTCACTGATTTTGAGCCTTTTCTTTGCGAACCTGATGTACAATTAAGGTATGTCCAGGAAACGGCTGAATTTGGAAAACCAGACCTGGTAATCATTCCGGGCAGCAAAAATACGATTGAAGATTTGATCTTTTTGGAAGAAAAAGGTCTTGCCACTGCCATTTTACAAGCAATAACAGCAAATACACCCTTAATCGGGATCTGCGGCGGTTTTCAGATGCTCGGGGAGAAAGTAGAAGATCCCCACGGAATGGAAAGCGCCTATCATAGCAAGCTTGGTTTAGGCCTGATCCCCATGTCTACCCGATTGCACAAAGACAAGATTACGACTCAGATCACTGCTGTTATTCAAGAAAACACAATTCCCTGGCTAAGAACCATGGTTGGAGAAACAATATCCGGATATGAAATTCATATGGGCAGAAGCGAGCTCCAATCTGGAACTCGTCCAGTGTTTATTTTAGATAAACCCGCAGCTACAGAACCGGGGGTTTGGGACGGAGCAGGTGCCAACCAGGGTATGGTTTTTGGGACTTATCTACACGGGATCTTTGAAAATGATGGTATTAGATGGAGCCTGATTAACTGGCTGCGGGAACGTCGCGGTTGGGCTCCCTTGGAACGAAAAACCTCATATTTAGAAACCAGGGAGCACCATTACAATCTCCTGGCCGATATTGTACGAAAAAATATAAATATGGCAAAAATTTATCAACTCCTTGCTACAAATCGCAATTAA
- the cobD gene encoding cobalamin biosynthesis protein CobD — MDIFAIIYYSCIITDIIVGDPKWIIHPTQIIGRVIIKLEALLRFEGQPPIIQRLTGFLLVVIVVAGTYTITYYVLRLCLFISPVVALGAKIWLLSTTIAIKGLSLAGYNIYRLLIEGNLQEARLKLGEIVGRDTENLPETEIVRGTVETIAENTVDGIIAPLFFALLGGVPLAMAYRATNTLDSMLGYKNERYRYFGTAAARLDDVANFLPARLTGLCMVAASFALKLNYKNAWQTIVNDAKKHPSPNSGIPEAATAGALGIRLGGTNFYQGNPSFRAFLGEEKYQLGPNHIKTTILLMAATTALFAVLSALVFLAPWILSSVR; from the coding sequence ATGGATATATTCGCGATCATTTATTATTCCTGCATTATAACCGATATTATTGTCGGCGATCCAAAATGGATAATCCATCCTACTCAGATTATTGGCCGCGTAATCATTAAACTGGAGGCTCTCTTGCGTTTTGAAGGGCAACCGCCCATTATTCAACGCCTGACTGGTTTTCTTTTGGTTGTTATTGTTGTCGCAGGGACTTATACTATTACTTATTATGTTTTAAGACTATGTTTATTTATATCGCCTGTGGTAGCCCTAGGGGCAAAGATATGGCTCTTATCCACTACCATCGCCATAAAAGGTCTCTCCCTTGCCGGATATAATATTTACCGATTGTTGATTGAGGGCAACCTACAAGAAGCAAGGCTTAAATTAGGGGAAATTGTTGGTCGCGATACGGAGAATCTGCCTGAGACAGAAATTGTCAGGGGCACTGTCGAGACAATAGCTGAAAACACAGTTGACGGGATAATTGCTCCTTTATTTTTTGCCTTACTGGGTGGTGTCCCCCTGGCTATGGCTTATCGGGCAACCAATACCCTGGACTCCATGTTAGGATACAAAAATGAACGTTACCGGTATTTTGGTACCGCAGCAGCTCGTTTGGATGATGTCGCAAACTTTCTTCCTGCCAGATTAACTGGTTTATGTATGGTGGCGGCCAGCTTTGCGCTAAAGCTGAATTATAAAAATGCTTGGCAGACTATTGTTAATGATGCTAAGAAACATCCCAGCCCAAACAGCGGCATCCCGGAAGCAGCTACCGCTGGCGCTCTCGGCATTCGGCTTGGAGGCACTAATTTTTATCAAGGCAACCCATCCTTTCGCGCTTTTCTAGGTGAAGAAAAATACCAGCTGGGTCCAAATCATATTAAAACTACCATTCTTTTAATGGCAGCAACTACTGCTCTTTTTGCAGTCTTA